One window from the genome of Drosophila albomicans strain 15112-1751.03 chromosome 2L, ASM965048v2, whole genome shotgun sequence encodes:
- the LOC117563484 gene encoding uncharacterized protein LOC117563484 isoform X3 has translation MLDKLNDDCWLEIIKYLDLYDKFALYEATKGVSNRVNSNVIYSWKHQLNFTLDNYMYGKMEEMPELLDIFISSIKDTVQKLIFQNVTVEFLKLWQKYTFPSMKTLKYTLDVCDYNRNDNEAIKIMATIFPGLHSVKPHGGVDSGMVPQWTQLRKLDLSEWLSDYIPAYGNLFILRYPLLEELIVRQVSNFTNFYHEVMTMSKLHTLTIQLTDDYYLNKFLEKRGNDIHTIVFNNCIGKYKMNTLHKLRNLRHLTLQEEHHFTSEDLCKLIMDLNQLEQIDLIYSEIWPSEEELWQTVASCPSLKILNIPGSYIDSDDFFDSNRHLMEDTLNKRSQPLTIHIYCDVPAKQICDYFKHTQLKLSFEPLRMDLLDDEFAQMRLNPMLTT, from the exons ATGTTGGACAAACTCAACGACGATTGTTGGTTGGAGATAATCAAGTACTTGGACCTATACGACAAATTCGCGCTCTATGAAGCCACCAAAGGCGTTTCAAATCGTGTGAACTCAAATGTGATATATTCCTGGAAACATCAACTCAACTTTACACTTGACAACTATATGTATGGGAAAATGGAAGAGATGCCTGAACTGTTAGACATATTTATATCCAGCATTAAGGACACAGTGCAGaaattaatattccaaaatgTCACAGTTGAGTTTCTCAAACTCTGGCAAAAATACACATTTCCCAGCATGAAAACACTGAAGTACACATTGGATGTGTGCGATTATAATAGGAATGATAATGAAGCCATCAAAATAATGGCCACCATCTTTCCTGGACTGCATAGTGTGAAGCCTCATGGTGGTGTCGATTCCGGCATGGTGCCCCAATGGACGCAATTGCGTAAACTGGACTTAAGTGAATGGTTATCAGATTATATACCGGCATatggcaatttatttatactcaGGTATCCGCTACTAGAAGAGTTGATTGTGCGTCAAGTTagtaattttacaaatttttatcatGAAGTTATGACCATGTCCAAGCTGCACACACTTACCATTCAATTGACTGATgattactatttaaataaatttctagaGAAGCGCGGTAATGACATACATACTATTGTCTTTAACAATTGCATCGGAAAATACAAGATGAACACGTTGCACAAACTGAGGAACCTGCGACACTTGACATTGCAGGAAGAACATCATTTCACTAGTGAAGATCTATGCAAACTGATTATGGATTTAAATCAGCTGGAACAAATCGATTTGATTTACTCTGAAATATGGCCTAGTGAAGAGGAATTGTGGCaaactgttgccagttgcccaTCTCTAAAGATTCTGAATATACCTGGCTCATATATTGATTCTGATGATTTTTTTGATTCGAACCGACATCTCATGGAAGATACACTGAATAAGCGTTCTCAGCCTTTAACAATACACATCTATTGCGATGTACCGGCTAAGCAA ATTTGTGATTACTTTAAGCATACACAACTGAAGCTCTCTTTTGAGCCTTTAAGAATGGACTTACTCGATGATGAATTTGCCCAAATGCGACTCAATCCGATGCTGACTACGTAA
- the LOC117563484 gene encoding uncharacterized protein LOC117563484 isoform X1: METINDDCWLEIINYLNLEDQLSLYKATNGFSNRVSSNVIYSWKHQLNFTLDEHAYEKFEEMPELLDVFLSNINDTMQGLELQWVTLKFLYRWKNYTFPNMKTLEYTVDDCDIDCDSEVIGIMTELFPGLHSLKSDGTFYCGALPKWTQLRKLDLSEWSPDYNTYRSDSPEEIAKCMLMEELLLPDGIWDFNLHHDLMTMPKLHTLAIELKIDFILAEMLEKRGKDVHTIVFNDCIWEFSIPTLQKLRNLRQLTLLDNDGFTSEELRDLIVDLKQLEQIDLVDFQIWSSETELWQTVACCPSLKILNISGMQLYENFFEFGRRVMEKTLNNRSHDLTLHCHNTGANENLIRQYFKHPRLKLSFEPLKLHDVDTEMLQMHLNPLLPP; this comes from the exons ATGGAAACCATCAACGACGATTGCTGGTTGGAAATAATCAACTACCTGAATCTAGAAGATCAGTTATCGCTCTATAAAGCCACCAATGGCTTTTCAAATCGCGTGAGCTCAAATGTGATATATTCCTGGAAACATCAACTCAACTTTACCCTTGATGAACACGCATATGAGAAGTTTGAAGAGATGCCTGAATTGTTGGACGTATTTCTGTCCAACATTAATGATACAATGCAGGGATTGGAACTTCAATGGGTCACACTGAAGTTTCTCTATAGATGGAAGAACTACACGTTTCCCAACATGAAAACACTAGAGTACACAGTGGATGACTGCGATATCGATTGTGATAGTGAAGTGATAGGAATAATGACAGAACTCTTTCCTGGGCTACATAGTTTGAAATCCGATGGTACTTTCTATTGCGGCGCTCTGCCGAAATGGACGCAGTTGCGTAAACTGGACTTGAGCGAATGGTCACCAGATTATAATACCTATCGCAGCGATTCTCCTGAAGAGATTGCCAAGTGCATGCTTATGGAGGAGTTGCTTTTACCCGATGGTATTTGGGACTTTAATTTGCATCATGACCTTATGACGATGCCCAAGCTTCACACACTTGCCATAGAActgaaaattgatttcattttagcTGAGATGCTAGAGAAGCGTGGCAAGGACGTCCATACGATCGTCTTTAATGATTGCATCTGGGAATTCAGCATACCCACGTTGCAAAAACTCAGAAATTTGCGTCAATTGACATTGCTGGACAATGATGGTTTCACCAGTGAAGAACTACGGGACCTGATTGTGGATTTAAAGCAGCTGGAACAAATCGATTTGGTTGATTTTCAGATCTGGTCAAGTGAAACAGAATTGTGGCAAACAGTGGCCTGCTGTCCATCGCTAAAGATTCTTAACATATCTGGCATGCAGCTATACGAGAATTTCTTTGAGTTTGGCAGACGTGTCATGGAGAAGACTTTGAACAATCGTTCCCATGATTTAACATTGCATTGCCACAACACAGGTGCAAACGAGAACCTT ATCCGACAGTACTTTAAGCATCCACGACTGAAGCTCTCTTTTGAGCCCTTGAAGCTTCATGACGTCGATACTGAAATGCTACAAATGCATCTCAATCCGTTGCTGCCACCCTAA
- the LOC117563484 gene encoding uncharacterized protein LOC117563484 isoform X4, with amino-acid sequence MLDKLNDDCWLEIIKYLDLYDKFALYEATKGVSNRVNSNVIYSWKHQLNFTLDNYMYGKMEEMPELLDIFISSIKDTVQKLIFQNVTVEFLKLWQKYTFPSMKTLKYTLDVCDYNRNDNEAIKIMATIFPGLHSVKPHGGVDSGMVPQWTQLRKLDLSEWLSDYIPAYGNLFILRYPLLEELIVRQVSNFTNFYHEVMTMSKLHTLTIQLTDDYYLNKFLEKRGNDIHTIVFNNCIGKYKMNTLHKLRNLRHLTLQEEHHFTSEDLCKLIMDLNQLEQIDLIYSEIWPSEEELWQTVASCPSLKILNIPGSYIDSDDFFDSNRHLMEDTLNKRSQPLTIHIYCDVPAKQHPQLKLSFEPLSMDLLDDEFAQIRLNPLLTT; translated from the exons ATGTTGGACAAACTCAACGACGATTGTTGGTTGGAGATAATCAAGTACTTGGACCTATACGACAAATTCGCGCTCTATGAAGCCACCAAAGGCGTTTCAAATCGTGTGAACTCAAATGTGATATATTCCTGGAAACATCAACTCAACTTTACACTTGACAACTATATGTATGGGAAAATGGAAGAGATGCCTGAACTGTTAGACATATTTATATCCAGCATTAAGGACACAGTGCAGaaattaatattccaaaatgTCACAGTTGAGTTTCTCAAACTCTGGCAAAAATACACATTTCCCAGCATGAAAACACTGAAGTACACATTGGATGTGTGCGATTATAATAGGAATGATAATGAAGCCATCAAAATAATGGCCACCATCTTTCCTGGACTGCATAGTGTGAAGCCTCATGGTGGTGTCGATTCCGGCATGGTGCCCCAATGGACGCAATTGCGTAAACTGGACTTAAGTGAATGGTTATCAGATTATATACCGGCATatggcaatttatttatactcaGGTATCCGCTACTAGAAGAGTTGATTGTGCGTCAAGTTagtaattttacaaatttttatcatGAAGTTATGACCATGTCCAAGCTGCACACACTTACCATTCAATTGACTGATgattactatttaaataaatttctagaGAAGCGCGGTAATGACATACATACTATTGTCTTTAACAATTGCATCGGAAAATACAAGATGAACACGTTGCACAAACTGAGGAACCTGCGACACTTGACATTGCAGGAAGAACATCATTTCACTAGTGAAGATCTATGCAAACTGATTATGGATTTAAATCAGCTGGAACAAATCGATTTGATTTACTCTGAAATATGGCCTAGTGAAGAGGAATTGTGGCaaactgttgccagttgcccaTCTCTAAAGATTCTGAATATACCTGGCTCATATATTGATTCTGATGATTTTTTTGATTCGAACCGACATCTCATGGAAGATACACTGAATAAGCGTTCTCAGCCTTTAACAATACACATCTATTGCGATGTACCGGCTAAGCAA CATCCACAATTGAAGCTCTCTTTTGAGCCTTTAAGTATGGACTTACTCGATGATGAATTCGCCCAAATTCGTCTCAATCCGCTGCTGACTACCTAA
- the LOC117563486 gene encoding uncharacterized protein LOC117563486: protein MPELLDIFLSSIKATQELQFHWVTLEFLKLWENFTFPNMKTLKYTLDEDWANVSNTDADEALTIMTKIFPGLQSVKPYGGFECSTLVKFTQLRQLDLSDWTMDYLPYHCPEELATCPLIEKLIIPIFLYFPEVYEGLMALPKMNTVSFYLNGQDDILAAMLEKRGNDVQKMIFNHCIWKFSVPTFHKLRNLRQLTLLNENRLKPDKLLKVIANLKQLEQLDLINYQMILCEAALWQTVDCCPSLKILNISNMYLKKDFYDVNRCVMEKTLSNRSRDLRLNCHNTGENEKLMRQLFKHPRLKLSFEPLKRHDIDKSMIQMHFKPSSQICDNF, encoded by the exons ATGCCAGAATTGTTGGACATATTTTTGTCCAGCATTAAAGCCACACAGGAATTGCAATTTCACTGGGTCACACTGGAGTTCCTCAAACTCTGGGAGAACTTCACATTTCCCAACATGAAAACGCTGAAGTACACATTGGATGAGGATTGGGCAAATGTTTCTAATACCGACGCCGATGAAGCTCTAACaattatgacaaaaatatttcctgGACTACAGAGTGTGAAACCGTATGGTGGATTTGAATGTAGCACTCTGGTGAAATTCACGCAGTTGCGTCAACTAGATTTGAGCGATTGGACAATGGATTATCTGCCCTATCATTGTCCCGAAGAGTTAGCCACGTGTCCATTGATAGAAAAGTTAATAATTCcgatttttttgtatttcccTGAAGTGTATGAAGGGCTCATGGCGTTGCCCAAGATGAATACAGTTTCCTTTTACCTCAATGGTCAAGATGACATTTTAGCTGCAATGCTAGAGAAGCGAGGCAATGACGTACAAAAAATGATCTTTAACCATTGCATCTGGAAGTTCAGTGTGCCCACGTTTCACAAATTGAGGAACTTGCGCCAATTGACATTGCTAAACGAAAACCGTCTTAAGCCCGACAAACTACTCAAAGTGATTGCGAATTTGAAACAGTTGGAGCAACTTGATCTCATCAATTACCAAATGATATTGTGTGAAGCAGCGCTGTGGCAAACTGTTGACTGTTGCCCATCGCTAAAGATCCTGAATATATCGAACATGTATTTGAAAAAGGATTTTTACGATGTAAACCGATGTGTCATGGAGAAGACATTGAGCAATCGCTCTCGGGACTTAAGATTGAATTGCCACAACACAGGTGAAAACGAGAAGCTG ATGCGCCAGCTCTTTAAGCATCCACGATTGAAGCTCTCTTTTGAGCCTTTAAAACGGCATGACATCGATAAGAGCATGatacaaatgcatttcaagCCTTCAAGCCAAATATGTGATAACttttaa
- the LOC117563484 gene encoding uncharacterized protein LOC117563484 isoform X2, with the protein MLDKLNDDCWLEIIKYLDLYDKFALYEATKGVSNRVNSNVIYSWKHQLNFTLDNYMYGKMEEMPELLDIFISSIKDTVQKLIFQNVTVEFLKLWQKYTFPSMKTLKYTLDVCDYNRNDNEAIKIMATIFPGLHSVKPHGGVDSGMVPQWTQLRKLDLSEWLSDYIPAYGNLFILRYPLLEELIVRQVSNFTNFYHEVMTMSKLHTLTIQLTDDYYLNKFLEKRGNDIHTIVFNNCIGKYKMNTLHKLRNLRHLTLQEEHHFTSEDLCKLIMDLNQLEQIDLIYSEIWPSEEELWQTVASCPSLKILNIPGSYIDSDDFFDSNRHLMEDTLNKRSQPLTIHIYCDVPAKQICDYFKHPQLKLSFEPLSMDLLDDEFAQIRLNPLLTT; encoded by the exons ATGTTGGACAAACTCAACGACGATTGTTGGTTGGAGATAATCAAGTACTTGGACCTATACGACAAATTCGCGCTCTATGAAGCCACCAAAGGCGTTTCAAATCGTGTGAACTCAAATGTGATATATTCCTGGAAACATCAACTCAACTTTACACTTGACAACTATATGTATGGGAAAATGGAAGAGATGCCTGAACTGTTAGACATATTTATATCCAGCATTAAGGACACAGTGCAGaaattaatattccaaaatgTCACAGTTGAGTTTCTCAAACTCTGGCAAAAATACACATTTCCCAGCATGAAAACACTGAAGTACACATTGGATGTGTGCGATTATAATAGGAATGATAATGAAGCCATCAAAATAATGGCCACCATCTTTCCTGGACTGCATAGTGTGAAGCCTCATGGTGGTGTCGATTCCGGCATGGTGCCCCAATGGACGCAATTGCGTAAACTGGACTTAAGTGAATGGTTATCAGATTATATACCGGCATatggcaatttatttatactcaGGTATCCGCTACTAGAAGAGTTGATTGTGCGTCAAGTTagtaattttacaaatttttatcatGAAGTTATGACCATGTCCAAGCTGCACACACTTACCATTCAATTGACTGATgattactatttaaataaatttctagaGAAGCGCGGTAATGACATACATACTATTGTCTTTAACAATTGCATCGGAAAATACAAGATGAACACGTTGCACAAACTGAGGAACCTGCGACACTTGACATTGCAGGAAGAACATCATTTCACTAGTGAAGATCTATGCAAACTGATTATGGATTTAAATCAGCTGGAACAAATCGATTTGATTTACTCTGAAATATGGCCTAGTGAAGAGGAATTGTGGCaaactgttgccagttgcccaTCTCTAAAGATTCTGAATATACCTGGCTCATATATTGATTCTGATGATTTTTTTGATTCGAACCGACATCTCATGGAAGATACACTGAATAAGCGTTCTCAGCCTTTAACAATACACATCTATTGCGATGTACCGGCTAAGCAA ATTTGTGATTACTTTAAGCATCCACAATTGAAGCTCTCTTTTGAGCCTTTAAGTATGGACTTACTCGATGATGAATTCGCCCAAATTCGTCTCAATCCGCTGCTGACTACCTAA
- the LOC117563481 gene encoding microsomal triacylglycerol transfer protein, with protein MQQRNRQTTCNINNSNKNNTGKMFCSLLLLSSCLVAIRASSLIPPRTQQLFVLQSAVSLEKLNTAAKAEEVSYNFETQLKVNSVWSQDESQLLEIHHSKHYVAAPGKAKRSITSLPDRPFYIALVKGQPEQLIAHTSRDQSLLNLERGVASLLQLRRSSGEADTELDVSGHCRVRYNFKSTTRVEKHKTDCALWDLRVSYHPEQALGVSQNSQEQVDYELSADGALLRAESKETHRLTLAAKPDVGSLVRGNLRLQHLAEGAEQVPQLDHATLEAAVESLLEWYRVFPLEADVDGAIGELKKQTLLEQFEQSAEQLQEEDVGKSSLALAYAQLLPLARLTKQLEFEELLQMHGKLATQLVDLLGAVQTYDAHNATFGHFYKGAETSQESLELLEKYLQSLAVATHPERAILEHLFGWLQQQEKIGGAKQSKLRDSVLQTLATLTRQSGLDANDALLQQLRDLLIDGLSSKDASLYVRALQNLRDPLTIDVLLKQATESKDAKITVAALQALKSFTAANFATPHRQLFESIFYQRQRRFDSSARTLALDVLLAMRPSAEQLGQLLDYLASNDRQFELKTYVLQKLRMLAEICPRFRGMFRSALAQREHVNNYNVLGQRGLTTVLTRQLSQSPAFNETLLSTQEVYQGILKRGSVEFLLHAGREQASSFKLGIYTAGLGSLVGDSDEAVDDGIPADDELQSEETVTAGMEISVQGAQLRPLIFFNGQTELMGHVWGGSASDSTPAYQATTLGQDHEHYIVLASGATLHWRVLGARSVDLNGKVGFSLWNRNAQTEIQQNTGSAVVGHIAVGFTYAKLVQDFTLTHEPKLSLQADLDFYSGIKLCMQLQRPEQLLTYSNVRSVYLQNVEPAYAKHLRSTLTHKSAGRTFALNQKNNEMCNQIIES; from the exons ATGCAGCAACGAAACCGGCAAACGACGTGCAACattaataacagcaacaaaaacaataccGGCAAAATGTTTTGCAGTCTGTTACTGCTAAGCAGTTGCTTAG TCGCGATACGCGCTTCTTCTTTAATTCCCCCCCGCACGCAACAGCTCTTTGTTCTGCAGAGCGCGGTGAGTTTAGAGAAACTCAACACAGCAGCCAAAGCCGAAGAGGTGAGTTACAATTTTGAAACGCAGCTCAAAGTGAATTCGGTTTGGAGCCAGGATGAATCGCAACTGCTGGAAATTCACCACAGTAAGCATTACGTTGCAGCGCCGGGCAAAGCAAAGCGTTCGATTACGTCTCTGCCCGATCGACCTTTCTACATAGCGCTGGTCAAAGGGCAGCCGGAGCAGTTGATAGCGCACACGTCGCGCGATCAATCGCTGCTCAATCTGGAACGCGGCGTCGCctcgctgctgcagctgcgtcGTTCCAGCGGCGAAGCCGACACTGAATTGGATGTCTCTGGACATTGTCGCGTGCGTTACAACTTTAAATCCACCACTCGTGTGGAGAAGCATAAAACGGATTGTGCTCTCTGGGATCTGCGAGTCAGTTATCATCCCGAGCAAGCGCTCGGTGTCTCACAGAATTCCCAGGAACAAGTTGATTACGAACTGTCGGCAGATGGCGCTTTGTTGCGTGCCGAGTCTAAGGAGACGCATCGTTTGACACTCGCTGCCAAACCGGATGTGGGCAGCTTGGTGCGCGGCAATCTGCGACTGCAACATCTGGCTGAAGGGGCGGAGCAGGTGCCGCAACTGGATCATGCCACACTGGAAGCAGCCGTGGAAAGTCTGCTGGAATGGTATCGCGTTTTTCCGTTGGAAGCCGATGTAGATGGCGCTATTGGTGAACTGAAGAAGCAAACG CTACTGGAGCAATTTGAGCAAAGCGCGGAGCAACTGCAAGAGGAGGACGTGGGCAAATCCTCGCTAGCGTTGGCCTACGCTCAACTGTTGCCATTGGCTCGACTCACAAAGCAGCTGGAGTTCGAGGAATTGCTGCAGATGCATGGAAAGTTGGCCACACAGCTGGTGGATCTACTGGGAGCTGTGCAAACCTACGACGCACACAATGCAACCTTTGGACATTTCTATAAAGGAGCAGAGACATCGCAGGAATCGCTAGAGCTGCTGGAAAAGTATCTGCAATCTTTGGCAGTGGCCACGCATCCGGAGCGTGCGATACTCGAGCATTTATTCGGCTGGCtacagcagcaggagaagaTTGGCGGAGCCAAGCAGTCGAAACTACGCGATAGCGTGCTCCAAACTCTGGCGACGCTCACGCGTCAAAGTGGCCTCGATGCGAATGATGCACTGCTGCAGCAGTTGAGGGATTTACTCATCGATGGGCTGAGCTCCAAGGATGCCAGCTTGTATGTGCGTGCGTTGCAGAATCTGCGTGACCCGCTGACTATCGATGTGCTGTTGAAGCAGGCAACGGAATCAAAGGATGCCAAGATAACTGTGGCTGCTCTGCAGGCACTCAAATCCTTCACAGCTGCCAATTTTGCGACGCCACATCGTCAGCTATTCGAGAGCATTTTCTATCAGCGCCAGCGACGCTTCGATAGCTCCGCTCGTACCTTGGCTTTGGATGTGCTTCTGGCCATGCGTCCGAGTGCCGAGCAATTGGGTCAACTGCTTGACTATCTCGCTTCTAATGATCGTCAGTTTGAGCTCAAGACTTATGTGCTGCAGAAGCTGCGCATGCTCGCCGAGATCTGTCCACGTTTTCGGGGCATGTTCCGCTCCGCATTGGCACAGCGAGAGCATGTGAACAACTACAATGTGCTGGGACAGCGAG GTCTCACCACTGTGCTCACTCGCCAGCTGTCGCAGTCGCCTGCTTTCAATGAGACATTGCTCAGCACCCAGGAGGTTTATCAGGGCATCCTTAAACGCGGATCGGTTGAGTTTTTGTTGCACGCTGGCCGCGAGCAAGCGAGCAGCTTTAAGCTGGGCATCTACACCGCTGGCTTGGGTTCGTTGGTGGGCGATAGCGATGAGGCGGTGGATGATGGCATTCCGGCTGATGATGAGCTGCAGAGCGAAGAAACTGTCACCGCTGGCATGGAGATTAGCGTGCAGGGCGCTCAGCTGCGTCCGCTCATCTTCTTCAACGGTCAAACCGAGCTCATGGGTCATGTTTGGGGTGGCAGCGCCTCGGACTCGACGCCAGCTTATCAGGCCACAACATTGGGTCAGGATCATGAGCATTACATTGTGCTGGCATCGGGCGCTACGTTGCATTGGCGTGTTTTGGGTGCACGCAGCGTGGATCTCAATGGCAAAGTGGGTTTCAGTTTGTGGAATCGCAATGCGCAAACAGAGATACAGCAAAA CACTGGCAGCGCTGTTGTGGGTCACATTGCTGTGGGCTTCACCTATGCTAAACTGGTGCAGGATTTCACACTCACCCACGAGCCAAAACTCAGTCTTCAAGCTGATCTGGACTTTTACAGCGGCATTAAGCTCTGCATGCAACTGCAGCGTCCAGAGCAGCTTTTAAC CTATTCCAATGTCCGCTCCGTTTATCTACAAAATGTGGAACCAGCTTATGCCAAGCATTTGCGTTCaactctcacacacaaatCGGCGGGTCGCACGTTTGCCTTGAATCAGAAGAACAACGAGATGTGCAACCAGATAATTGAATCCTGa
- the LOC117563482 gene encoding uncharacterized protein LOC117563482, producing the protein MRAYYTTKDKRKYGDMSYESKYLLDPKYMTKRDLQHYYRYYNMTKNRGQFKKIVIVIFCVCVFSYLFVDYNLRTKLLRLRDRLDFIARIDDEYNMTQAYFIDTPGCRMPYFEVLDDNIAQFMFKPKAYKCIKPLTRTNDAVPGQLLLNLNASEQLQLYNITDLANLSCKYSELQRKTDTANEYLKSVPFELKDSVQLPKDVEFVVVECVDAAGQVVYVDIHFFAVNKPDKVSKRKKVTHFGGGNETSDHLSVMVLGIDSVSHLNFQRQMRRTAAYIRQNLSHVEFWGFNKVGDNTFPNLVPLLSGLDDQELNISCVAPMATPGYDACSFIWKRYKQAGYKTIFAEDVAMLGLFNFCRSGFRRTPTDYYLRPVVLEMEKRIAYRKDLNVNLCMGGRRTADVLMEYMRKLMPHMQRQLFFSFFWSVSLTHDYFNSPTLLDGQLMHNLQLLQETGILNRTLVLLMSDHGMRWGSFRKTYQGMMEERQPLLIALYPAWLKQRYPQAVANLELNAKRLTTHFDLHATLLQLLDIRQLQPDQLQRQADDLHDIDSTLPRGISLFLPVPAERNCEQAGIAAHWCTCHQREELPTNDGRVQRAARYLVRLINDRLVAHSQCRTLYLNSILQAFIAAPHRKMLKELRTDYAVDITLRLQTKPGLGVFESTVRMSGYASALTGTISRINLYGSQSYCINDSALKMFCYCHR; encoded by the exons ATGCGTGCCTACTACACCACGAAGGATAAGCGAAAGTACGGCGACATGAGCTATGA AAGCAAATACCTGCTGGATCCGAAATACATGACGAAACGGGATCTGCAGCATTACTATCGCTACTACAACATGACAAAGAATCGCGGCCAATTCAAGAAGATCGTTATTGTGATATTCTGCGTGTGCGTCTTCTCCTATCTCTTTGTCGACTACAATCTGAGGACAAAGCTGCTCCGTCTACGCGATCGCTTGGATTTCATAGCACGCATCGACGATGAATACAACATGACGCAGGCGTATTTCATCGACACGCCCGGCTGTCGGATGCCCTATTTCGAAGTGCTCGACGACAACATTGCCCAGTTCATGTTCAAACCGAAGGCGTACAAGTGCATCAAGCCCCTGACACGGACTAACGATGCGGTACCTGGCCAGCTGTTGCTCAATCTGAATGCCAGCGAACAGTTGCAGCTCTACAACATCACGGATCTGGCCAATCTCAGTTGCAAGTACTCGGAACTGCAGCGCAAAACCGATACGGCAAATGAGTACCTGAAGTCGGTACCGTTTGAGCTGAAGGACAGCGTACAATTGCCCAAGGATGTGGAGTTTGTGGTTGTGGAATGTGTCGATGCAGCGGGACAAGTTGTATACGTCGACATACATTTCTTTGCGGTGAACAAACCCGACAAGGTGTCCAAGAGAAAGAAGGTTACCCACTTCGGCGGTGGCAACGAGACGTCCGATCATTTGTCCGTCATGGTGCTGGGCATCGATAGCGTATcgcatttgaattttcaacGTCAGATGCGACGCACTGCGGCCTACATACGACAGAATCTGTCGCATGTGGAATTCTGGGGCTTCAACAAGGTGGGCGACAACACGTTTCCCAATCTGGTGCCACTGCTCAGCGGCCTCGACGATCAGGAACTGAACATTTCGTGTGTGGCGCCCATGGCAACGCCCGGTTACGATGCCTGCTCGTTCATCTGGAAGCGCTACAAGCAGGCCGGCTACAAGACGATCTTTGCCGAGGACGTGGCCATGTTGGGATTGTTTAATTTCTGTCGCAGCGGATTTCGTCGGACTCCCACAGATTACTATTTGCGACCCGTGGTGCTGGAGATGGAGAAACGCATCGCCTATCGCAAGGATCTCAATGTGAACCTCTGCATGGGTGGACGACGCACTGCCGACGTCCTCATGGAATACATGCGCAAGCTGATGCCGCACATGCAACGTCAATTGTTCTTCTCGTTCTTTTGGTCCGTCTCCCTAACGCACGATTACTTCAACTCGCCCACGCTGCTGGACGGACAGTTGATGCAcaatttgcagctgctgcaggaGACGGGCATCCTCAATCGCACCCTTGTGCTGCTGATGTCCGATCATGGGATGCGTTGGGGTTCGTTTCGCAAGACGTATCAGGGCATGATGGAGGAGCGTCAGCCACTGTTGATTGCTCTGTATCCGGCGTGGCTGAAGCAACGCTATCCGCAAGCGGTGGCCAATCTGGAGCTGAATGCCAAGCGACTGACGACCCACTTTGATCTGCATGCCacgctgttgcagttgctcgACATACGGCAACTGCAACCGGATCAGCTGCAGCGTCAGGCCGACGATCTGCACGACATCGACAGCACCCTGCCCAGGGGCATCAGTTTGTTCCTGCCGGTGCCGGCGGAAAGGAACTGCGAACAGGCGGGCATTGCGGCACATTGGTGCACGTGCCACCAGCGTGAAGAGTTGCCCACAAACGATGGCCGGGTGCAGCGTGCGGCACGGTATTTGGTGCGTCTGATCAACGATCGTCTGGTGGCGCATTCGCAATGCCGCACCCTCTATCTGAACTCCATACTGCAGGCGTTCATTGCGGCCCCGCATCGCAAGATGCTCAAGGAACTGCGCACCGATTATGCCGTGGACATTACGCTCCGACTGCAGACGAAGCCCGGCCTGGGTGTCTTTGAGTCCACGGTGCGTATGTCGGGCTATGCGAGTGCTCTCACTGGGACCATCAGTCGCATCAATTTGTATGGCAGCCAGAGCTACTGCATCAATGATTCGGCTCTCAAGATGTTCTGCTATTGTCATAGATaa